The genomic stretch TTAACTGGCTCTATGCTGATGTTTTGCGGGGGGTTATTCAGGCTATAGGGGAAACCCCTTTTCGCCTGGAAATGCGAACAATAGACGCGTTAAGTGAAATCCGGTCCATTGCCAGGGAGTGTGACGGCATCCTGGCATTCAACACTGAAGATCCAGAATATGCCGCGGCGGTTGCTGAAACGGGTATTCCTTACGTCTGCGCTCACCACACCGAGATGCTTTCGGGTTTTTCCCGCTGTTCCACAGATAACTTTGCTGGAGGCCGGCTGATGGGAAGGGCTTTTCGTTCAGCCGGTTGTCAGCGGGCGGTGTATGTAAGCGGACATCTGGACGAGGTAGAGGCTCATCGCTTGAGGCTGAAAGGCTTCCGGGAAGGCTTCGGCCGAGAAGTCTCGCTGATTGAGACTTCCGTGGGTATTGACGGCGGCGTGGAGGCCGCCAGGATCATTGCTTCTGAAATCCACGGGGGAGGCATTGATGCTGTCTGTGCTGTGAACGACCTTACCGCTCTGGGTATCCTGCGGGGTTTGGGAGAGCTGCATGTAAAGGTCCCGGATGACTGTATTGTCGCCGGATACGATAATCTTCCGGTAGACCTGGGCCTGCCCTATAAAATTCCCAGTGTGGATTTACAGCTTGGGACCCTTTACCGGAAAGCAGTCGCCGGGCTTTCCGCTTATGTGTACCGGGGAACTCCCTGCAATTCCAGCCTGAAGCCTCAGCTTATTCCCGGCAGTCTGCTTGACCCGCCCGGTTTCTCCTCATAAAATGTGCGGTATGGCTCTCTACCGCTTAAAAAACACGATTCAGCATTATCCTTGGGGATCTCCTGGCATGATACCTGATTTGATGGGGATTCAGAATCCTGAAGGCAGCCCCTGGGCCGAACTCTGGATAGGGGCCCATCCAAAAAGTCCCTCTCTGGTGGAGACTGAATCCGGTTTTGTGCCCCTGAATCAGTTCATTGTGGAGGATCCTGTCCGGCGGCTTGGAAAGCCTGCGGCGGAACGTTTCGGCGGATTGCCTTTCCTGTTCAAGATTCTGGCTGCCCGGACACCCCTTTCTATCCAGGCGCATCCTGCCATGGATGCCGCCCGCAGGGGGTTTGAACGGGAAAACGCCGCAGGAATCCCAATGGATGCTTTTGAGCGCAACTACAAGGATGACAATCATAAACCAGAACTCCTGCTATCCCTTGGGGATTTTTCTGCTCTTCTTGGGTTCCGAACCATGGAGGAGATACAGAACCTGGCGGAAGTGCTTGGAATCCCGGAGTACCGGCGTCTTATTACGGATGCCCGGGGGGACCTGAAAGGTTTTTTTCTGGCTCTGATGAATTACCCGGGGCCGGAAGACTTGATTGCCGACATAGTCTCAGCGGCAAAGGAACTGAATGCTAAGGAATTCAGCTGGGTTCGTAAACTCGCGGCCTCTTACCCCGGAGATATCGGTGTCGCCGCACCCCTCTATATGAATATCCTGGATCTTCGTGAAGGGGAGGCGATTTATCTTGATGCAGGAAAGATCCATGCCTATCTGGGAGGGCTTGGGCTTGAGCTGATGGCCAACAGCGATAACGTCCTGCGGGGAGGACTGACTTCCAAGCATATTGATCTTGCTGAACTAAGCACGGTACTGGACTTTTCTGCGGAAAATCCGACCCTCTTCCCGTCGGTTTCTGGTGCTGATAATTCTATACTCTACCGGCCTCCGGTTGATGAGTTTGTCCTTTCACGTTTTGATCTTACGGATGGTCTCTCTCTGAACTGCGACAGCAGCGGATCCTGCGCGATCCTTCTTTGTACCAGCGGCAGAATCCGGGTGGAGGGAGAGTTTGATCTTGTTCCGGGGGATTCCCTCTTTGTAAGCGCCGACCAGGAAAACTGCAGTCTGGAAGGTGCCGGTACAGTATTCCGCGCGGGGGTACCGTAATAATGGTTATCTGGCTAGATGCTGACTCTCTTCCCAGAAAGGTGCGGGACATTGTCTCCCGGGCCGCCTGCAAGGAGGGAATCGCGGCGGTTTTTGTGGCCAACCGGGCAGTGGATTTTGAACCCTGCGCGTTGTGCAGCATGATTGTTGTGGAGGGAGACCAGAGCGCCGACGATTACATCGTCGAATCTGCAGGAGCCAACGATATGGCCGTTACCCGGGACATTCCCCTGGCTGCCCGGTTAATCGAAAAGGAGGCGGTGGTTATAAACGACAGAGGGGACCGCTTTGACCGGGACACCATTGCAGAAAGGCTTTCCCAGCGTAACTGGAATCTGGCACTGAAAGAGGCGGGTTTGTCCTCTTCCGGCACCAGAAGCTACAGTGCGGCGGAGGTCAAGCGCTTTGCCGATCGTTTTGACCGGGAACTGCGTCGACATGGGATCCGTTAACGGCTTATATCTGGGCACCTCTAAAAACTACTCTTTTACCCATATCCTGCGTCGTCAAGATTTCCCGCAGACCTCTCCTGCACCAAAATAATATTCGGTGCAGGATGCGGGTGCTACAAAATCTTCCTCCTTGACTACGGCAAAAATACCACGTTTTTAGAGGTGCCCATATGTTTACACAATTCGGACCTGAAAACGCTGATCCAGCTTATCTTTGAGTATCTTTTCTATGAATCCCAGGGTCCCGACACCGGAAGCGGGGCAGCTGATGCATGCTCCTTCGTAGGTGATTTCGATCACAGGACCTTCGTCTGTACTATCGAGATCAAGAATTTGTACATTTCCGCCGTCCTGTTTAAGAGATGGACGTATCTCCGCATCAAACAGAGCTTCCACCGCCTTGGCCTGCTTAAAGGGACTCAGCTCGGCGAAAGGATGTTCGGCACTGACCAGGGTTTCCTCTTCTATCCTGGCCCGGGTTTCCTTGAGGATGTCCACCAGGTAGTACTTGCGGCTCTCGTGTCCTCCGGGGCGAATGCAGGATTTACAGAAGGCTCCTGCTTTGGTATAGGCGGTGATCTCTTCTACGGTTTTAAGATCGTTCAGTCGGATTACCTCCTGGATGGTACCCAGACTGACCCGGGCGCATTCACAGACGATCTCCTCCTCTTCCAGGGAACTCAAATCCACCCCTTTGAACTTGGCGACGGCAGCTTTAATGACGTCGTAGGCCATTACCGAACAGTGCATCTTCTGGGGTGGAACAGCCGGCACATCCGGTGAATCACGCATAGCATGTTCAACATCAATATTGGTTATCTTGACCGCCTCATCCACGGTTTTTCCGATGCAGAGTTCTGCCATCATATCGCTTGAGGCAATGGCGGTACCGCAGCCGAAGCTCTTGAAGCTGGCTTTGACAATCTTTCCCGAGTCCTTTTCCACCGCCCAGTAGAGCCGTACCGCGTCGCCGCAGCTTTCCGCTCCGTAGTCTGCAACCACAAGTTCCGCATTTAAGGCCGCGGCCTCATCCTCACTGATTGCCCCCAGATGACGGGGGTTATTCATTAGGTCGGCCACCTTGCCGGAATACTGGTCCCAGAGGGTGCCGCCGATAAGATCTCCTTTTGCCATGATCTCTCCTCTTGTACGGTCGCCATCGGACGGTTCCCGTCCTCCGGCTCCGCTCAGCCTCGTTCAGGGACGGCAGAGCCGCCCCTTCGCTCTTGTACGGTTGCCATCGGACGGTTCCCGTCCTCCGGCTCCGCTCAGCCTCGTTCAGGGACGGCAGAGCCGCCCCTTCGCTCTTGTACGGTCGCCATCTCGGATGGTTCCCGTCCTCCGGCTCCGCTCAGCCTCGTTCAGGGACGGCAGAGCCGCCCCTTCGCTCTTGTACGGTCGCCATCGGACGGTTTCCGTCCTCCGGCTCCGCTCAGCCTCGTTCAGGGACGGCAGAGCCGCCGCCCCTTCGCTCTTGTACGGTTGCCATCGGACGGTTCCCGTCCTCCGGCTCCGCTCTGCCTCGTTCAGGGGCGGCAAAGCCGCCCTTCGCTTTTAACTGTAGGTGCTGGAAATGCTCCGCAGCCGTTGTACTATTTTCCTGATTGTCTCTATTGTATAATCTATTTCTTCATCCGTAGTAAATCGGCTTAAGGTAAAACGGACCGCCGTGTGGGCCAGATCCGGCCCAAGGTTCATTGCCCGGAGGGTTGCATCGGCCTCCAGGTCCTCTGAGGAGCAGGCGCTTCCAGTACTGGCTGCGATACCGTTGGTGTTCAGGTCCCACAAAAAGGCCTCTCCTTCTATACCCTTAAAGCTGATAAGGATGGTGTTCGGTGTCCGGTTCTCCCGCCGTCCCAGAATTATGGTATCCGGAATATCCATAAGAGCGTCTTCGAGTCTGTCCCGCTGCGCCCGGACCTTCGTGTTCTCGTACTCCAGGGCCTCCGTGGCCAGCTTTATGGCCAGTCCCATTCCCACAAGATAGGCTACATTAACGGTGCCTGCCCGTTTACCTCCCATCTGTTCTCCCCCATGGAGCAGTGTAACCGAAGGTACTCCTCTTTTAGCAAAAAGACCGCCCACACCCTTTGGGCCGTGAAACTTGTGAGCGCTGAAGGTGAGGTAATCGCAGCCGATCTCTCCCACATTCACCGGAATTTTGCCTGCCGCCTGTACCGCGTCCGTATGGAAAAGGGCACCCAGTTCATGAGCAGCGCTGCAGAGTTCTTTAATGGGGTTAATCAGTCCTGTTTCGTTATTGGCCCACATTATGCTGACAAGATCTGCGCTGCCATGAGAGACATGCTCCTTAAGAATTTCAGACGTAACCAGGCCCTGTGCATTTACCGGCAGCCGGGTTACCCGGGCCCCCATGGACTCCAGCCAGTCGGCAGTGTGGGCTATGCTGGGGTGTTCAATCTGGCTTGTAACCAGATGAAAGGGTTTGTTCTCCGTAAGTCTTTGGGTCCAGATTCCTTTAAGTACGGTATTGTTTCCCTCGGTAGCGCAGCCGTTAATTATAATGTCATCCTGATCAGCCGCGCCGATTCCCTCATAGAGCCGGTCAAGGGCGATGCGCATTTCCGGATGCACCTCGGTACCGAAACTGTGCAGAGAATTGGGATTGCCGTATTGCTGCAGGTAATATGGATCCATGGCTTGTTTGACCTTAGGATCCACCATTGTGGTTGCATTGTTATCGAGATAAACCCGTTCCATATGTCATCTTCCTTGAACTGTTATGATGATTGGTAGAAGATACTGAACAATTACCCTGATGAAAAGTCCCGGTCTGTCCAGTACATATATAATATACATTATCTAAATAGTAATGTATATACCAGAAGCAGAAGTAGTAAAGGAACAATCTATCTTCCCGGACTTGTGTGGTACATCTTTCCGGGGTATTCTTCCTGCACAAACGCAACAAGGAGCCTGTCATCGTGGCCTATAAAGGACTGACCCTTCGTCTGACGGGGTTTGTTACCCTCTTTATTCTGTCTCATTTTTCACACCATCTGCTGACTGCACTGGTGATTCCCATGCTTCCATTTATCCGCGATACATTTGCTCTTTCCTATACTGGCGCCGGGCTGGTGGCTGCGGCTTTTAACTTTTCCAATGGCCTCGGTCAGCTGCCTGCCGGCTGGCTGGCCGATAAGGCAGGCCCTCGAAATGTCATGACTATCGGTCTTGCAGGGGTCGCCCTGGCTGGAGCATTGGTAGGCATCTCCTCCGGCTTGCCTCTTCTTATTGTTTTTCTGGTACTCATGGGCCTTGCAGGGGGAGGGTACCATCCGGCGGCGCCTCCCCTGATTATCGGTGCGGTGGGGCAGGCCCATAGAGGAAAAGCCCTGGGTTTCCATGTAATCGGCGGCTCCTTAAGCCATTTTATCTCCCCGGTGATCGGGATCAGCCTGGCAGTGCTCTGGGGCTGGCGCGGTGCGTTTCTTGGAACAGCTCTGCCGGTGTTTACTTTTGGTATATTCTTTTATATTTTCCTTGGAAAAATCAGTATAGGAGCAGCCTCCAAACCATCCGAAACCGCCGGTGCGGCTTCGGAATTGCCTGATGCACCGGCTGTCACACATATCCATGCCTCAACTGCTCCGCTCAGGGAATGGAAAAAGAACCTCAGGCTTATTGCATTCCTGGCTTTAACCAGCACCGCTACATCCTTCGGCCAGGCCTGTATTACATTTTCTCCTATGGTTATGCTGGATTTCTTCCACGTAAGCGAGAAGGCGGCGGCTTTAACCCTGTCTGTGATCTATTCTGCGGGGTTCTGGGTAGCACCTATCAGTGGTTTTGTTTCCGACAGGGTGGGCCGGGTGTCGGTCCTGGTAGCCATGAGCCTGCTGCTAATTCCGGTAATTGGACTGGTAACCCTCGTTCCCTATAGTCTTTTTACCTACATACTGATGATGGGATATGGAGTTGTCCTGTTTGCCCGAATGCCGGTTTCGGAGGCTTTTATTATCGAGACCGTTTCAACCAGGAAACGGTCGACGGTGCTGGGAATCTATTACGCCGCCGGAATGGTCGGCGGCGCGACCTTGACGCCACTGATCGGTATGGGGATTGACCGTTACGGTTTTCAAAGCGCTCTGACAGTCACTGCGCTAATATACTCCGCTCTGGTCACGTTGTTCATATTCCTGCTGGGGATTTCCAGTAACCGGGCACCCAGGAACGTGATGGTAGAGCGGCAGTGATCATTCATACTCCTGCTCGGGAATATTGCTCAAGACAAAAAGCAGGTTTTGCAGATCTCCCGCAATAGTACGCAGTCCTGGCAGGTAATTTCCAAGGGTCGCTTCCGCAGGCTTGGCCATTCCAGCAGCACAAGGGAACTCTCCTTTGAATGTTCTTCAATAACCGTACATAACTGCTGCTTTTCCGGGTTGGGAACAATAAAAATCTCGCCCTGCATTCTCAGTTCCTGCAAGGTAGACTCGAGTTTCAGTTCCGCCGCCGGAATGTCAGCGATGTTGGGAACGATGGTGCCTAAGCGGATTCTATTGTGATAAGGGGAATTCCGCTGAATAAGATGGGCCAGAAACAGCATCAGCCGGACATTCTGCTCCTGTCCTCCCCACCAGACAATAACCGGAGAAGAGCTGAAATGCGAGGGAACAGTACCCCGCTTGAACAGCATAATGTTCTTGTCCAGGGCGCTCAGGCCCATTAACATGCGGGCATATTCCTTGTCCTGTTTTGTTCCCGAAGGAAAACCAATCATGACACTGTTATATGCACCGCCGGCAAAGGCAGCTGCCTGAGAGGCGATCAGGATTCCGTCAAAAAGGTTTCCCGTCTCCACCAGGGTGGTAAATATGTTCCTGTGATGAAGGGTTTCGCTGAATAAGCTCAGTTCATGCAGCAGTTCTTCTCTGGATTGTGATGAAGCAGGATCGTGAACAGCGTAGATTGCCAGGGCTCCGCTGTGACGGGTAAAGAGGGCGGCCAGGGTGATCTTCTCAGCGTGATTTGCTATCTCAGCCGCAAAAACCTGAATCAGGGGGCGCCAGTTTTTACCTGACCGGCTGCGAGCCTTTGTCAGCCGGCGGGAGACTGCAAAAAAAAGGCCGGTCCAGAATCCCTCCCATATACCCGGACTGCCGGGATCGAGATTCCGGGCACGAATACTCAGCAGAAAAAAGACCAGCACAACCAGGGCCAGGGCAATAAGGGTCGCGATGGTATTTATCAGGAACATTACACCGAAGCATGCCGTGGCTCCTGCAAAGCTGATCCACCAGGGAATGCTGATGGATGGTCTGAAGGAAGGATTGCTCACAAGTTTTTCCATGCCGGCAGCCAGATTCAGGACACCATAGGTGGTGAGAAAAAACATGGTCAGAACTTCTGCGACAGCATTCAGGTTTCCCAATAGTATTGCCGCTACGGCGATAAGAACTGAGAAGAACATTCCAAGTATTGGTTCCTTTGTTTTTCCAACCCCGGAGCCGAATATCCGCGGCAGTGCTCCGTCTTTTCCCAGTGCCTGCATGGTCCTGGGAGCTGCCAGCAGTACCCCAATTGCAGAGCTCAAGGTGGCGCCGAATACCCCAAAAGTAACAAATATGGGCCAGCGGGAAGCCTGAACCAGGGATGAAGAGGCAAACAGATTATCCCTGGCTACCGAAAATGCGAGCATTACCGGAACCAGAAGGTACACGATAAAACCGGCGACCACAGCGGCGAGGGTCCCCCGGGGGATACTTTTTGCGGGATTCTTCAGGTCTCCCGACATGGAAACCCCCGAGAGAATTCCGGTAACCGCGGGAAAGAAGACAGCAAAAACTCCCCAGAAGTTTACTCCTTCCAGGTAAGAAGGTTTGAGATTGGAAAACTTCGGCCGAAAGCCTGCCGTAATGGAGACGAAGCTGAGAAGAATGAAGGTCAGAATAACATACTGGATCCTGACCATAAAACTGGCACCAATCAGGGCCAGCAGAGTAAGAATGGCAAGGGTAATCAGGGCAATGATCCGGATATCCCAGGAGGGCACCACGTTCGCCAGGGATTCCGAAAAACCGATTATGTACAGGGCGATTGATAGAGCCTGACTCAAGTAGAGGGGAATACCTACGGCTCCTCCCGGCAGGAATCCCAGTACCCTGTTGATCATGAAATAGGCGCCCCCGGTCTCCATCCGCTCATTGGACCCGATGCTTGAAACCGATAAGGCGGTAATAAAGGTAATTATATTCGCGAGAACAACAATTGTCAGTGTTCTGTATAATCCTGCGTTTCCGACAATCCAGCCGAAACGGAGATACATGATGACGCCGATAATTGTCAGGAAACTGGGAGTAAAAACACCGCCGAAGGTCCCCAGCGTGCGGAGACGGGTCTCCTCTGGCGATTGTTCACTTGCAGCCGGATCAAATTCCGCGTTGACTATTGTCCGGCCATCCACAGATCCGCGGTTTTTTTCCATCTTCCTGGACCAGCTTTTCAGCTGTCGGAGAACCTGCATGCCCTGCTCTCGTAGACCCATCTTCAGCTCCGTTTTTTTGGCAATGGTGGTCTTAAAATTCCGCGGATTTCACGGTCCGGGGAAAGGGGATTACGTCGCGAATGTTCTGCATTCCAGTTATATATTGAATAAGACGCTCAAAACCGAGGCCGAAACCGGAGTGGGGTACGGAGCCGTATTTCCGCAGGTCAAGGTACCAGCGGTAATCCTCTTTGTGCATACCCAGCTCGTCCATGCGGCTCTCAAGTTTTACCAGATCGGCCTCACGCTCTGATCCACCGATAATCTCGCCGAGCCTGGGCACCAGTACATCCATGGCCCGTACGGTTTTGCTGTCTTCGTTCTGCTTCATGTAGAAGGCTTTGATCTCCCTGGGATAGTCGGTAACGATCACCGGACCCTTGTAGACCGTCTCGGTTAAAAACTTTTCATGCTCAGATTGAAGGTCTGATCCCCACTGAACAGGAAAGTCGAAGGAAGCGCTTCCGGAGTCTTGTGCTTTTTCCAGTTCCTCCATGGCGTCAGTATAGCTTACCCGGGCAAACTCCTTGGTAACAACATCTCCCAGTACGTCAATTATTCCCTTCTGGACCCACTGGTTGAAAAAGGCCATGTCTTCGCTGCACTCCTTAAGGACAGTGGAAATAATGAACTTCAGGAACTCTTCGGCCAGGTCCATGTTGCAGTTGATGTCGCAGAAGGCCACCTCTGGTTCGATCATCCAGAATTCTGCCAGGTGCCGGGTGGTGTTGGAGTTTTCCGCCCGAAAGGTGGGTCCAAAGGTATAGACCTTGCCCATGGAGAGTGCGTAGGCTTCTGCTTCCAGTTGTCCGGTTACGGCCAGATAGGTTGGACGGCCGAAGAAATCGCGGCTGAAATCGGTTTTTCCTTCTTTCCGGGGAGGATTCTCCAGGGGTAATGTGGTCGCCCGGAACATCTGCCCTGCACCTTCGGCATCCACCCCGGTAATTATCGGGGTATGGATGTAAAAAAAGCCTCGTTCCTGAAAAAAGCGGTGAATGGCGAAACTCATGGCATTGCGTACCCTGGCAACAGCCCCGAAGGTGTTGGTCCTGGGGCGCAGATGGGCTATCTCCCGTAAGAATTCGAAGGAGTGACGCTTTTTCTGAAGAGGATAACTCTCCTGGGGGGCGTCGCCGTAGAGACTGATTCCTTCTCCCTGAATTTCCACCGCCTGTCCAGAGCCGGGAGATGAAACCAGTGTTCCTGTAATGTGAACACCTGCACCGGTGTTGACCTTCGCAAGAGTTTCTTCGTTCCAGCTGCCCAGCTCCTTGTTGATAACCGCCTGGATTGTGTTGAAGCAGGAACCGTCGCTCAGGGCCAGGAATATCAGGTTCTTTGAGTCGCGTCTGGTTCGGACCCAGGCATCCAGGCATATCTTCTGCTCCCTGTCCGGGGTGGCCAGCAGCTCTTTTATACTGGGGGATAGGCTCTTTGAGTTTTCTGGCATCGGGTTCCTCCTTGGAGTACTAAGTAGGTCTAAGAAATATCACAGGAGTAAAGACGGGTCAAGGAGAGCAAAAAGTGAACGGACCACAGCAACGCAGTGGTCCGTTCAGTGTACGAAAAGGAGGTCCTGTATGCTTAACCTGTTCCGGAATTGCTCCGGTATAAATATCGTTGGTATACATGCCTTGAGCAGTACCAGGAATTTTCGATACTGTCGATCAGCCCGATATTTATCAGGGACATACCAATGTCAAGAAAGCGCTGAATCGTGCTCTCTATACTATTCTTTATATCACCGATATTTATCATATACAGAAATCATTCTGTCTTGAATCTTGATACTTCACGGACAAGGACATCGGTAGAATCACTCAAGTCAAAAGCAACCTGTTTTACCGATTCAGTTGTAAGTGTTATCTCTTTAATCCCGCTGTTTATTTCAGTAATGGCCGAGGCAGCTTGCGCAGACCCGTCGGAGATAAAACCCATGCGTTCAGAAAGCCCGTTTGTTTCGCTTCTCATTTGCGCAGCACCTTCCCGTGTATTCGAAGAAACTCCCTGAAGCGCCGTCATGGAATCGAGTATTTCCTGGCCGCCACCCCGTATCTCATCCATATTCATTTTTATTTCGGTAAATACCCGATTTACATCTTCAATGCGGCTGAAAATCAGTTTGTAGCTGTCCTTTGCTTCCTTGCTGGTAGTATCAGCCTTGTCGATTCTTCCCTCCACATCTTTCAGTACAAGATCAATCTCTTTAGAGTTTTTTGATGTCGATTCGGCTAGTTTACGGATCTCTCCGGCAACGACTGCAAACCCCTTTCCAGAATCCCCGGCATGGGCAGCTTCAATGGCCGCGTTCATGGCCAGCAGGTTAGTCTGCTCAGCGATGGAAGATATTATACCGGTAATATTTTTGACAATACCCAGATTTTCCTTAATAGAATCTACCGCCTTAACTGCAGATTCCAGTTTTTCATACCCGTCCTTACCCCGCATAAGTAATTCATCCGCAGTATTCTTCTGCCGTATAGTAACCTCCGAGATATTGCCGATTCCCGTTATCATCTGGTTTATCGCAGAAGAGGATTCTTCCACCATGCTCGCTTCATTATCTATTTGATCATCAAGATTGATTATCTCATTCTGCATCTTTTTGATGCCCTCATCCGCCTTCGCTACGGTCTCGTTGAGAAACGATATCGTTTTACCGATGCTTTGCAGATTCGCCGATATTTAATCCACCGCGCTCGATACCTGCGTACTTCCTGATGCGAGTTCGTTTTTCATCCCGGCGTTTTTTTCAGACACATTTTTTACCGTAATAATACTGTCTTGGAGGTTTTCCATAAAAGTATTGAAATTACGGGACAGGATACCGAATTCATCCTGCTTTTTTACTGTCAAACGCAAGGTTAAATCGCCATTCCCTTCCATGATTTCCCATAATCCCGTACTTATTTTCGATACGTGTTTAAAGATGCCAAAGTGAAAGAAAAGCACCTGTATGATACTCAGAAGGACGATTATCCCGCTCAGCAATAACAAAAAGTTTTTTGACTGGGCAAGGTTATCGTCTATCTGCTTGGTATTGACAAGAAGAAAGCCTGCAATCTTATGAACAAGCAGCTTTAAGGAGTTCTGCATTTCCGAGAACACATCATGCATTTCGCCCCGAAACAGCAGATGCTCGGCTTCCGTCCAGTCGCTTTCCGAACCATATGTCAACTCGATGAAATAATCGAATGAATCGTACCAATCCTGCCAATTTAAATAAAACTGGTCGATAATCTCGTTAAAATCATCGTCGTCCCAGGCGATCGTATCTTTGAAAAGATTAAATGTTTCAAGCACTTCATCTCTCTTGATCGATTCGATATGCATTCTCAGCTCATTCGCGACAGCATTATTTGAACGCAACGCGTAAATCAGGGTCAAGGCGTCCTGGTTGATATCATACGTCTGTTCAATCGTCGAATACAGGTATTCGGTACCTTTAAACTGCGTATTATTCAGAAAATGCATGTGTTCATTAAATCGGGCGTATGTTACATAAGAGAACACAAGCAATCCGAATATAACCGCAAGATAACCGCCGAAAACTAGCGCTAATTTCGTCTTGACCATACATCCTTCCTG from Marispirochaeta sp. encodes the following:
- a CDS encoding DUF188 domain-containing protein, which encodes MVIWLDADSLPRKVRDIVSRAACKEGIAAVFVANRAVDFEPCALCSMIVVEGDQSADDYIVESAGANDMAVTRDIPLAARLIEKEAVVINDRGDRFDRDTIAERLSQRNWNLALKEAGLSSSGTRSYSAAEVKRFADRFDRELRRHGIR
- a CDS encoding aminotransferase class V-fold PLP-dependent enzyme; translated protein: MERVYLDNNATTMVDPKVKQAMDPYYLQQYGNPNSLHSFGTEVHPEMRIALDRLYEGIGAADQDDIIINGCATEGNNTVLKGIWTQRLTENKPFHLVTSQIEHPSIAHTADWLESMGARVTRLPVNAQGLVTSEILKEHVSHGSADLVSIMWANNETGLINPIKELCSAAHELGALFHTDAVQAAGKIPVNVGEIGCDYLTFSAHKFHGPKGVGGLFAKRGVPSVTLLHGGEQMGGKRAGTVNVAYLVGMGLAIKLATEALEYENTKVRAQRDRLEDALMDIPDTIILGRRENRTPNTILISFKGIEGEAFLWDLNTNGIAASTGSACSSEDLEADATLRAMNLGPDLAHTAVRFTLSRFTTDEEIDYTIETIRKIVQRLRSISSTYS
- the manA gene encoding mannose-6-phosphate isomerase, class I, whose amino-acid sequence is MALYRLKNTIQHYPWGSPGMIPDLMGIQNPEGSPWAELWIGAHPKSPSLVETESGFVPLNQFIVEDPVRRLGKPAAERFGGLPFLFKILAARTPLSIQAHPAMDAARRGFERENAAGIPMDAFERNYKDDNHKPELLLSLGDFSALLGFRTMEEIQNLAEVLGIPEYRRLITDARGDLKGFFLALMNYPGPEDLIADIVSAAKELNAKEFSWVRKLAASYPGDIGVAAPLYMNILDLREGEAIYLDAGKIHAYLGGLGLELMANSDNVLRGGLTSKHIDLAELSTVLDFSAENPTLFPSVSGADNSILYRPPVDEFVLSRFDLTDGLSLNCDSSGSCAILLCTSGRIRVEGEFDLVPGDSLFVSADQENCSLEGAGTVFRAGVP
- a CDS encoding LacI family DNA-binding transcriptional regulator, translated to MANRDDVARRAGVSGATVSRVFNHPDRVEPETVRLIRSVAAELGYRPDKNAGALRRRGTGVLVFLEYRGGGTYFWPDVRFFNWLYADVLRGVIQAIGETPFRLEMRTIDALSEIRSIARECDGILAFNTEDPEYAAAVAETGIPYVCAHHTEMLSGFSRCSTDNFAGGRLMGRAFRSAGCQRAVYVSGHLDEVEAHRLRLKGFREGFGREVSLIETSVGIDGGVEAARIIASEIHGGGIDAVCAVNDLTALGILRGLGELHVKVPDDCIVAGYDNLPVDLGLPYKIPSVDLQLGTLYRKAVAGLSAYVYRGTPCNSSLKPQLIPGSLLDPPGFSS
- a CDS encoding iron-sulfur cluster assembly scaffold protein, with product MAKGDLIGGTLWDQYSGKVADLMNNPRHLGAISEDEAAALNAELVVADYGAESCGDAVRLYWAVEKDSGKIVKASFKSFGCGTAIASSDMMAELCIGKTVDEAVKITNIDVEHAMRDSPDVPAVPPQKMHCSVMAYDVIKAAVAKFKGVDLSSLEEEEIVCECARVSLGTIQEVIRLNDLKTVEEITAYTKAGAFCKSCIRPGGHESRKYYLVDILKETRARIEEETLVSAEHPFAELSPFKQAKAVEALFDAEIRPSLKQDGGNVQILDLDSTDEGPVIEITYEGACISCPASGVGTLGFIEKILKDKLDQRFQVRIV
- a CDS encoding MFS transporter, which gives rise to MAYKGLTLRLTGFVTLFILSHFSHHLLTALVIPMLPFIRDTFALSYTGAGLVAAAFNFSNGLGQLPAGWLADKAGPRNVMTIGLAGVALAGALVGISSGLPLLIVFLVLMGLAGGGYHPAAPPLIIGAVGQAHRGKALGFHVIGGSLSHFISPVIGISLAVLWGWRGAFLGTALPVFTFGIFFYIFLGKISIGAASKPSETAGAASELPDAPAVTHIHASTAPLREWKKNLRLIAFLALTSTATSFGQACITFSPMVMLDFFHVSEKAAALTLSVIYSAGFWVAPISGFVSDRVGRVSVLVAMSLLLIPVIGLVTLVPYSLFTYILMMGYGVVLFARMPVSEAFIIETVSTRKRSTVLGIYYAAGMVGGATLTPLIGMGIDRYGFQSALTVTALIYSALVTLFIFLLGISSNRAPRNVMVERQ
- a CDS encoding amino acid permease, which gives rise to MGLREQGMQVLRQLKSWSRKMEKNRGSVDGRTIVNAEFDPAASEQSPEETRLRTLGTFGGVFTPSFLTIIGVIMYLRFGWIVGNAGLYRTLTIVVLANIITFITALSVSSIGSNERMETGGAYFMINRVLGFLPGGAVGIPLYLSQALSIALYIIGFSESLANVVPSWDIRIIALITLAILTLLALIGASFMVRIQYVILTFILLSFVSITAGFRPKFSNLKPSYLEGVNFWGVFAVFFPAVTGILSGVSMSGDLKNPAKSIPRGTLAAVVAGFIVYLLVPVMLAFSVARDNLFASSSLVQASRWPIFVTFGVFGATLSSAIGVLLAAPRTMQALGKDGALPRIFGSGVGKTKEPILGMFFSVLIAVAAILLGNLNAVAEVLTMFFLTTYGVLNLAAGMEKLVSNPSFRPSISIPWWISFAGATACFGVMFLINTIATLIALALVVLVFFLLSIRARNLDPGSPGIWEGFWTGLFFAVSRRLTKARSRSGKNWRPLIQVFAAEIANHAEKITLAALFTRHSGALAIYAVHDPASSQSREELLHELSLFSETLHHRNIFTTLVETGNLFDGILIASQAAAFAGGAYNSVMIGFPSGTKQDKEYARMLMGLSALDKNIMLFKRGTVPSHFSSSPVIVWWGGQEQNVRLMLFLAHLIQRNSPYHNRIRLGTIVPNIADIPAAELKLESTLQELRMQGEIFIVPNPEKQQLCTVIEEHSKESSLVLLEWPSLRKRPLEITCQDCVLLREICKTCFLS